The nucleotide window TTTTGTTGCTACACAACTATTCTGAATCATATTTCACATGGTGTATCATTAACACAGTCAGCGTGACTGCCGGTTTAAAATGCAAATAACTTTACTAAGCTACTAAGCTGGCTCTGGGATAAATTTTGTCTAAAGTGGCTTTGTTATATTTCCATAGCATGAATTTAATGTTTTTATAGCCTACAACTATTCTTTAGCAGCTATCATTTAACACTCGAGTTACAGAAAAAACAAATATACAGGTAAATCAAGCAGTTATTCCTATACGAAAAATAAGACTGACAATAGAAATACACAATACATAGTTCTTACTTGCATATTTGTAGTTTGGTGGAACAACCAGGTTGCTATTTGCTAGTACATGTATGCACTAGAACGACCAGGTTGCTATTCGCTAGTACATGTATGTACCTGAACCAATTTGCTAGAACGACCAACTTAGTAGATTACTAGATTGCTGATCTATTTTTTCTGATCTTGTATCACAGATGAAGAAGAAGGGTGTTAGCATTGTTGCATTGTGGGAAAGAGCTTCCAAGGCAAATAAAAGAACTTCGACATCTACACCAAATACTCCTGATGTTGAAGTTGAGAGCAGTATCATTCCTCCTACTATTGAGAGCAATCTGCAACTGGCACTTGTGCAAGCACATGAACCTGATGATGGACACATAGAACCTGAGAGTGCAGCTGGCTCCCCAACCCCAATTGTAGAAGATGATGAAGCAAATGATGAAGTTCAGTTTGAAGTAGATTTGGAAGCACTTGAGTCTGATCCTGGGAAACGGATCCCCATCTCTAGGTACAATGTCAATGACCAGGATAAAGTTAGAAGGAGATACATCGAGTTGGGGGCATGTCAACCAAAGAAACATAATTTTGAGTATAGAGATATAAGTGGATTACAGCGTCGCTTTTCTCCTTCTTGGTTTAAGGATTACAAGTGGCTTGAGTATAGTGTGGACAAACAAGCCGCTTTCTGCTTCGTTTGCTATTTGTTCAAGGATAAAACAAGATGTCCCGGTGGAGATGCTTTTGTGAAGAAGGGATTTAATAACTGGAACATGAAGTCGAGATTGAAGAAACATGAAGGTGAGGTTTGTAGTGCTCATGCTGAAGCTCAAGAGAAGTATGATAGGTTCAGTACACCACAAACATCAATTCGGGAGTCTATTGCTTCAAACACCTCACAATACAAGGCTTTGTATAAACAACGTTTGACATGGACACTCAAGTGTGTGAGATTTCTGTTGTGCCAAGGCTTGGCATTTAGAGGACATGATGAAAGTGAAGACTCACTAAATAAAGGAAATTTCCTTGAGCTTCTAAATTGGCTAGCATGAAATTTTGAAGAGGTTGACAGGGTTGTTCTCAAGAATGCTCCACAGAACTGCAGGATGACTCACCATGATATACAGCAAGAGGTGATAAAATGTTGTGCACAAGAGACTACTAAACTAGTCATTGAGGAACTTGATGGTGATCATTTTGCAATACTTGCAGATGAATCTAGTGATGTTTATCAGAATGAACAGTTAGTTGTTTGCTTGCGTTTGTTGATAAGAAAGGAAGGGCGGTTGtaagatttcttggtcttgctcATGTTGAAGATACTACCTCTTTGACACTAAAAGCTGCAATTCATAAAATGCTTATGGACTACAATTTGACCTTTGCAATGGTTCATGGGCAAGGATATGATGGAGCTAGTAACATGAGAGGTAATGCTAATGGCCTGAAAAAACTGATTATGGATGAGTCCCCTTCTGCCTACTATGTTCATTGTTTTGCCCATCAACTACAGTTAACTCTTGTTGCTGTTGCTAAGGAGAGTGGTGATTGTACTTGGTTCTTTCAGCAGCTTGCACACTTGTtaaatgctcttggcatgtcttGTAAAAAGATGAGAATGCTTCGAATAGCTCAGGCTgaagaactcattgatgcattgGAATTGGAAGAAGTAGAAACAGGAAGTGGGCTGAATCAGGAAATGGGTTTGGGAAGGCCATGTGATACACGTTGGACCTCTCACTTCAAAATTGTGAACCGTGTCATCTCTATGTATGGTACACTACGACGAGTCCTTCGCAAGATTGGAGATGAGTACCATGGTGTGGAGGCACAAGCAGGCTCTATCCATAGAGAAAATATTTCGATCATTTGAGTTTGTTTTCATGGCACACTTGATGCAAGAAATATTTGGATACACAGATGAGTTGTGTAGAGCTTTGCAAAAGCAAGACGAAGATATTGTTCATGCTATTGAGCTTGTTGGTGACACAAAGTATTACTTGGAGGCTTTGAGGACCGATGCTGGATGGGATGATTTTCTCACAAAGGTCACATCTTTTTGTACAAAGCATAAGATCAAAGTTGTTGATATGGAGGGTCCTTACTTTCCCGTTGGTCGGCCTAGAAGAGGTTTATGTAATGGTGTGAACAATTACCACCGCTTCAAGGTTGATATGTTTGTGGGTGTCATTGATAGGAAAATCAGTGAGCTGAATGGCAGATTCGATGAGGTAAACACGGAACTACTTTCTTGCATGGCAGCTTTCTGTCCACTTCATCTATTTGCTGCTTGTGACCAAGAGAAGTTGGTTAGGCTTGCTACAAAGTTTTATGCTTCTGATTTTACAAGTGATGAACTGGCAAGACTTTCATGGCAACTAAACATGTATGTTACTAATGTGCGTAGAAATGAAAGGTTTCAAAATCTGAAAAATCTGTGTCAGCTTTCAGTTATACTTGTTgagacaaacaagcatgaataaTATCATATTGTTTACAAGCTTCTTAAGTTGGTATTGATTCTGCCAGTAGCTACTGCTAGTGTTGAAAGGGTATTCTCTTCAATGAGCTATGTGAAGAATAAGCTAAGGAACAAAATGGGTGATGAATATTTGAACAATTGCTTGGTTACATTTGTTGAGAGAGAATTTTTTGATCAAGTGAAGGATGAAGATATCATCAATCTCTTCCAAAAAGGCGACCGCAAAGTTATATTGTAAGAAGGATATCATCACTTTATCAATCAAAAGGTACTTATGTATTCATGTTGTTATGGTCTGATACATTGAAATATTGCTATTGCAGTTATGCTAGTGTTGTTTTGTTCATATATTGCTAGTGTTGTGTTATTTGGTTCATATACTACATTTAGAGCCAAAAAAATTTTGGATGAATACCCAGCCTTCATTTCCTGGCGCCGCCACTGCCTCCGCCGGTATCTTCGGGCTGTTCTTCTTCGTCTCCGGGCACTCGGTGGTGGCGGTCGGGTCGTCGGGTTTCTTCGGGGCATCGACCATGGAGGAGGGAGTGGAGGGGGAGCGTGGGAGGTTTTTGGGAATGAGGGGGAAAGTGGGTGTGTTTGTGTCCCCGATGGTTGGGCCAGGGGAGGACAAGGGCGTGCATCCCGCCCGTCCGCGCACTGTCTGTTTCGACGCAAACGCGGCTCAAATTTGGGGGCCATGTTTTGTGTCCGTTACGCGGCCGGACCATTTGGGATCACACGCTGGAGTTGGCCTGAGTACCATATGTCTGTAGCTAACACATTGTTGTATGCAATATTCTGATATGCTTTTGTTTGGGTGAAATAAACTTTTGATCACTGCTCTCTTTGGAACTTCTCTAAGTGAAAAGAAGTTACATGAGAACAGAAGACATTATTTGGAAAATAAGACATGGATAGGGAGTCCCAAAGACAGGAACTATAGTTGGGGGAGGCAAGTGAGAAGGTGGCGATGGACTAGGTTTTTTCTCTTAGTTTGTGGTGGCATTGAAATTATTTTCTTTTGTTAAATAGTTGGAGTACTTCTATATATGTTGCTCTTCATTGATTAAAAACGGCACAAAAAGGCGCACGTTTCCTTCTAGTCATGTTTGGAAAAGGGTAAATTCTGAAAGTTGTGAATTCTTTACATACAGGTCATTTTTATGTTTGTATCTACGACTATCCAATCCAAGCATATGCCAATTTCCTCTTTCTATGTTCAGCGTCGGTGATGTTGTTCCCCAGTGTCCATCCTCTGAGAAGTGAAGTGCCGCCGGTCGCATCCCCGTTCACCGCCGGCACGCGTCGCTATCGTTAGCCAAACCAAGGTACCTTTCCGACTCCCCACaggaccaccaccaccaccgggtTAATTTTTCTCAGCCAGATCTATGATTTTCTCTCTCCATTTATAGATCTAGTCTGACCGTGTCCCCTGCCTAGCCCTTCCTCCTCCATGGAGGAGGCGGAGAAAGGGGAGATCTTGGAGTGGAACGCCAAGCCAAGCTCCATGGAGGAGGCGGAGATCTTCGAGAGGAACACCAAGCCGAGGTTGGACGACCATCCGCAGGCGACGACGGCGGGGGCGACCAGCCTGTTCAATGTCGACCTCATCCTGGAGATCCTCTCCTGCCTCCCAGCCAGATCCGTCCACCGTTTCAAGTGCGTCTCAGTGCTCTGGCGCGACCTCATCGCCGACCCCGCCAACCACAAGAAGCTGCCCCAGACCCTTGCTGGCTTCCTCTACACGTCCTTCTGCAGCAACGGGTATCGCCACCACTTTGCCGGTTTCTCCGGCGGCACAGCCTCCTTTGACCCTTCCCTCCCTTACCTGTATCCTAACAAGGATGAGGGCATCACCCAGGTGGATGCTTGCAATGGCCTCCTTCTCTACCGCCGTTACAACAGCAGCAGGCATGATTACCATTTTGTTGTGTGCAATCCCGCCACCGGGAGGTGGGTGGAGGTGCCACCTCAACCTCAAAAGCCGGAGCCAATGAACAGACTTAACCATACTGCAGGCCTAGCTTTCGATCCAGCAGTCTCGTCCCATTTCTATGTTCTTTGTTTCGAGCGGACCTTTCCGAAAACTTTGATCGCAGGAGTGAACATCTACTCGTCTCGCACAGGAGCCTGGATTCATAGAGACAGTGGGATAGTTGAGAAAGCTACCCTGTTCAGGAGTAAATGTGTCTTTGTTGGTGGTATGCTGTACATCATGGGTAACGTGGTGGACACCAACGGTGAGTATGTGCTGGTGGGGGTGGACATGGAGGGGAAAGTGTGGAAGACTATCTGTGTGCCGTACGGTTCAAAATTTGGTACTATTGGATTGTCGCAGGGGTGCTTACACTATGCTATAGCTTCTGTCAATAATAACAATGAAATCCTAGTTTCTGAGATAGCACTCTGGTGCCTCAAGGATTGGGACAGTAAACAATGGGTCCTGAAGCATACTGCCAGCATCAATACGCTTATGAGCATGACTGGGGAGATGTACAGGGTGGTTGAGATTCATCCAGATTGCGACACAATTTTCCTGGCTCAGTGTGGAGGTGATACCTTGATGTCATATGACATGTGGCATCAGAAAGTTGGCTGTATCATTAATCTTGAGAGAAACAGTGCGCACAAATTTCTACCCTATGTTCCTCTGTTCTCAGAGCCATTAGCAGATGCTGAGGGGTAGTAGCTTTACCTTAAACCACCCCTGTGTTTCCTCCCAAAAACTGGCTCTTCTTTCGTCTGAAAAAATTGTCTGTGTACCTCCGAATCTGCTTCAATCATGGCCCCCCACTTTGCTGGTGCTTATACTTCTGCTTGTTTGATTTCCAGTTCAGACATCAGAGCAACGCTTGGTCAACCTACAGATTAAGCATCATTTCATTTTCAAAGAAAGTTGTTACCCTTGTTCTTGTTTGCCCAGCACTGGCTGTTATTCGGGACATGACTTAGTTTGATGGGGTTAAACTGTACTGTGATAGGCCCTGCTATCCATAACAATTAGTTATTATTGTTATCCGAAATCTTAGTGCATATTGTCAACCTGCTAGTGTACTAAAAGGTTCAGTCGGACTTGTTACTGGTGTGATCTCTAGTTGACTTTATGCATTTGGTATTTTTTTACTGATGTGATCTCTAGTTGAATTTATGCATTTGGTATTTTGCAAAGCACTTCCGTTGTGAAATTCTTTATTTGGTTTTGCTGTAGCTAATGATTCAGTAAAGCTTTGGATCTGCTGACCACAGAGGAATTGTATATTTGTATTAATATCTGAAAGTGAATTATAATAGTAAGCTTTGATGAAAAAAAAAGTGCCAGGTGTATGCGTCTTTGGTCCATCATATAAGCTTGCGCTTAAGGTAGGATTTTTGTTGGCAGGTGCCAGGACGGGGGCATTTAGACGCTTGTCGGAAAAGTCTCACACTAGAAATGTAATGGCCATGAACATATAGGCTTGTCTATTATTGGTTTAGACGCTTTGCGTTATCCGCTCTTAACTGAAGTCTGGGTAATACGGCCGATGTGCCTTGTGGCTGTACGCGTCGAAACCATACCCGGCAAGGCAGAAAAATCACCGTGTACATTGTCAGACTCCCAGATTCTGTCAAAAAAAATGCAAATCCTAATGTCAATATCTTGCTCTGCGCTAAGCCGCCGAATCCCATGAAAACCTGCAAGGTGTAAAATCATCTTtaggaaaaggaaaagaaattAGCATATTGCCTGTGCTTCATCATTCGGTAAAGAGGCAAGAAAACAGCGTGAAGCAAAGGGCCATGTAGAGAGTATGAAGACAACAGGCAACGGATTGTTCACCCCTTACTTAGAGAGGAGGAACCGCATACTCTTGTAGTATTATCTCCATTTCTGCTATAATTTCAGGTGCAGTAGCAGCGTAGAAGAAGTAGATCGGACTATTTCAGAGGTTTCAGTCCAAGTTTCTGTTTCTGAGGCTGCTCCTCTCTTGTGAAGGTACGAGCATACTACTTGTAGTATACTATGTATTAACGGAGAGGTGGGTTCCTTCTTCCAAAACAAATGTCGTCTGCGCCAAGGCGATTCCATCTCCCCTTGCTCTTCGACATGGTGGCATACTCGTTTTCTGCCATCTTAGACAAGGTTAGGGCTGCCAGCCACCTTAAAGAGGTCGTCCCTCATCCTATCCCTGAAGATGCAGGTGAGGTAGGCCGGTTCCCCTCGGCTGCGCGGGCAGCGAGGTCCCGGTGGGCGCAGGTCTTGGCGCATGGAGGCCCCGGGCTCCCCGCATCAGATCGGAGGCGATCCTGGTCCGCTCGTGATGCATGACCTCCGGCCGGCCTGGATCTCCGGCGTTCTCGCGCCTGCGGATGTCGTGGCTGGCTCGGAGGTGGCGGCAGGGTGCTTGGCCGGGGGAAACCCTTGGCCGCCGATGGCGGCCACGGCGTTGATGACGTCCCGGACGCCATTCCCTCCTTGGTGGCGGCGCCGAGGCTAAATATCCCCTGCCTCCCCCCTTCCCATGCGCCCGGGTGAAAACCCTAGCCCCGGTGGCTAAGCGGCGGCGGCGCCACAGTGCCGTCACCTTCTTGAAGACGCCGACTTGGGCATGGGGATGCTGGGTGTGTATTGCGAGCTTGTCTGGTTCCTGGTGGCGGCCCTTCCGGCCGTGTCTCCAATGGGAACCTCGCCCTTCCTCACCCTGTACATGCCGTGGTGGAGCGGTACTTCATCTCACTCATTCATGGCGGCGAGGATTGGCGGCATGGCGCTGTGGAGGCTCGCCGCCCGATAcgcggagatggactcgcgcGGGCGGAGGTtgctgtctggcgtcatggtgacgTCGATGGCAGAGTGGCCACACAAGGTAGAAGCCTCAATATGATCTGAAGATGGACCTGCGGAAGATGGTGGCGACGACACACGAGTGTGTCTGACCGGATTGTGCCCCAGGcccggtatgtggctcggctggggcttcTGAATATATTTCGGTTTCCGGCTTTTTGATGTTAtgcttaggtgagtgtttgggtAGTGGCCCAGCTAGCACCCCTTCATCATTTTGGATAGGAGTAGTAGCATGTGTTGCCAAGATGGTGGATTCAGGCTTATTGTTGTAATACTTTGTAAAGTCCACAAGAATAActaataaagtggccgtatgcatcttccagatgcagaggccgggggtcatcctccttttctaaaaaaaaaaaatcctatccCTGAAGATGTGACTATCTCAAATACGCTGACGACTTGGTGGTTTTCTTTCAATCGGATTCTCTAAGCATAGCCACGGTCAAGATTCTGAGCATCTGCTTTGTGGCGATGTTAGGGTTAAAAACCAACTACTCAAAAAGTGGAGCAATTTCCATTGGAAGGACAAGGAAGAGGGTCAATGGATAGCGGATCTCCTAAACTGTACTAATGGTTCTTTTCCCATTAGCTACCTTGGGCTCCCATGCGCTAACAAAATCACTGTGGAGTCGGAGTGGGATCCTACCGGGGAGAAGGCTGTTAAAAGATGTGATGTGTGGCAAGTGAAGCTCATGTCTTTGCGCCTCGTCCTACGCTGACTAACGCGTGTCTCTCTACGATTCCTACCTTTGCCATGGGCTTGTTTAGAAGGGGTACAGTCTGAATTTGAGAAAGTGCGGGATAGATTTTTCTAGGAAGTCGATCCCAAAAATGCAAATATTGAATAAATAGCATAAAATTATTACTTTACATGCTAGGATTCCAAAAAACTATCAGTTTTTAATTTTTCTAAGATAACTACCAAGTGGGTGGTTGGCTGTTTCAAAAAACCCAAAACATCCAGTGCTTTACAATTGATCGTGATTATGACAATTGGGACCCGCACGTAAGAAAACAGATTGTTTGACCGTTATGTGACATATGGGGTCCACATGTCAGCTCTCTTCCTCGTTCTTTTTACTCCTCCTGCCTCTCTTCTTCCCCAGGAGGTCGACAGAGTGCTGGCCGCCGCTCCTTCCCCAGCGCCGGTCGCCTCCTTCCACCAGCGTCGGTCGCCCCTCCTTCGACCTCGTCGGTGTCGGCCAGCCGCTCCTCCGCCTCCATTATTGCCCCCTCTCCCTGGAACTCCTCACCATGGCATCTTCTCCCCTAACGCGTCGCCAGCCTCGGCCTGCAGCCATGCCGTCTGACGTGCCGCCCTCCAAAGGCGTTGCCCCGCCGGTATGGACGGTCGCGACGAAAGGGAGCTCCACGACGGCGCCCGCGAAGGAAGGGAGCTCCACGGCGGCGCCGCTGCTCGGTGCCATGGCTGCTGGTCATGATGGAAGGGAGCTCCACGGCGGCGCCATGGCTGCTGGTCGTGACGAAAGAGAGCTCCACGGCGGCACCATGGCTGCTGGCCAGCGACCCTCACGGCGGCTGCTGACGCATGACCACGGGAGGACCTGATTGCTTTTTCAAAAGTTTGCAGGGACCCGATtgcgtttttgaaaagtttgtaGGGACCCGATGGCAGTTTTGAGAAGTTTCaagacactgacatgtggggcccacatgtcagttaACGGTCAAATAGACGGATCATTTAGGTGCGGGCCCGACCTGTCATAAACTTGCTTAATTTTTCAACAACGAAGATTTTGGGGTTTTTTTAAACAGCCGACTACCCACTTGATAGTTATCTGAGAAAAGTTAAAAATAGGTAGTTTTTTGGAACCATAGCCTGTAAAGCAGTAGTTTTATGATATTTACTCACAAATATCATATGGTCAGATAGGCAGACATAAAAACCAAGGAGGCCTCGGGATTCTGAATTCTAGAAAGATGAACCTCGCCCTTATTACCAAATGGATTTGGAAAATCTCACAGAACGACGACTGCCTTTGGGCACGGTTACTTAAAGCCAAATATTTCCGCAGCTCTTATTTCTTTGCTTGTAACACCAAAGGGGAACCGTCTTGACACCAAATTCTTGTTGGCCAAATGGATTCCAGACAAACCTCTATACGCATCCTTTCCTTTTTTGCGCAATCTTTATGCATCCTTTCCCTCTTTGTTTGTCATCAGGGCGGATCCCCACATTTTGGTTAGTGAGGTGTTTGCGTCCGGTAGTGCCAACGTGGGTTTTCTTCGATCGCTCACGACgaatgaaacaattgcttgggaAGCTCTTATGAATCTTTTACAACCTGTAACTACCAACTCCCTCATGGACACTATTAGCTAGGATCTCGAAGCTTCAGGTAGCTTCTCTGTCAAATCTACCTACCCCCATACTTGCCAAAGGACCTAAAGTTCGCTTTGCCAAGGCACTATGGGCTATACAAGTTCCTCTTAAGATTCAAATTTTCATTTGGCAAGCCACTTTAGATCGCCAGATTTCTTGGTGTGTGTGGCGAGGTCAGGGCAGATCTCCATCTTGTAGGTAGGGCGATAATTTTTGTCATGATGATGTCTTTCGGTTGATCTATGCATTTATTTTGGAAGGCCCTATTTTTTTGGAACAAAGGCTCAAGAAGAGCCCGGCTTTGAATTATCGAAGCCATCAACCGGCCAGGAATTACATCGGCCCCATACAACGATAAAGAGAAACAAAGAAACTGAAAACGGCAGATACAAGGTGCTACCAAAACAGCTTACAGGCACCACAACACACAACACAAGAAATCTACAGGAGGACTAGCTAAATGTTGATGGAGCCCTTCGACAAGAATGAAGCACCAAAGCATGACAGCAAGCGGGCTTCAAGAGGTAATCGTGCCCAGCGAAGATgaacatgaaggaaatatgccctagatgcaataataaaagttattatttatttccttatatcatgataaatgtttattattcatgctagaattgtattaaccagaaatataatacatgtttgaatacatagacaaatagagtgtcactagtatgcctctacttgactagctcgttgatcaaagatggttatgtttcctagccatagacatgagttgtcatttgattaatgggatcacatcattaggagaatgatgtgattgacttgacccattccgttagcttagcacttgatcatttagtttgttgctattgctttcttcataacttatacatgttcctatgactatgagattatgcaactcccgtttatcggagcaacactttgtgtgctaccaaacgtcacaacgtaactgggtgattataaaggtgctctacaggtctctccaaaggtacttgttgggttggcgtatttcgagattaggatttgtcactccgattgtcggagaggtatctctgggccctctcggtaatacacatcactcaagccttgcaagcattgcaactaataatttagttgcgggatgatgtattacggaacgagtaaagaga belongs to Triticum urartu cultivar G1812 chromosome 7, Tu2.1, whole genome shotgun sequence and includes:
- the LOC125523778 gene encoding F-box protein At2g23160-like, coding for MEEAEKGEILEWNAKPSSMEEAEIFERNTKPRLDDHPQATTAGATSLFNVDLILEILSCLPARSVHRFKCVSVLWRDLIADPANHKKLPQTLAGFLYTSFCSNGYRHHFAGFSGGTASFDPSLPYLYPNKDEGITQVDACNGLLLYRRYNSSRHDYHFVVCNPATGRWVEVPPQPQKPEPMNRLNHTAGLAFDPAVSSHFYVLCFERTFPKTLIAGVNIYSSRTGAWIHRDSGIVEKATLFRSKCVFVGGMLYIMGNVVDTNGEYVLVGVDMEGKVWKTICVPYGSKFGTIGLSQGCLHYAIASVNNNNEILVSEIALWCLKDWDSKQWVLKHTASINTLMSMTGEMYRVVEIHPDCDTIFLAQCGGDTLMSYDMWHQKVGCIINLERNSAHKFLPYVPLFSEPLADAEG